In the genome of Vanacampus margaritifer isolate UIUO_Vmar chromosome 1, RoL_Vmar_1.0, whole genome shotgun sequence, one region contains:
- the kiaa2013 gene encoding uncharacterized protein KIAA2013 homolog, with protein sequence MWLQQRLKGLPSLLSSSWARRLLIGLLIFLIFYWYLGAERKWRLFSGSDMPGGVAGQCLQAEIHRWKSLVDRGEGLYSTSQEQLDTPFVSGNGHILIDTDSNKLWVASSSQPGSAPVHQTEYSPIVGVHLEGKQTEARAAMMWFRKGSVLSVRCASFAAVQPSRDCVTIREEFLAHRSRHNVYLQRIHINNPSDKSATFEISYNTVKSGGKFSTSVDKVEDKEIVLSSGRVLLEKNRMMLVMVVTKKLSSRIQVFQKSEYTEMILSVVRTSAPIEPSKLEETFTSLRDDAKKEMGELLRSSEDDLVRDHQQAWMDLFISGVEMRKITDSHTPSSRTVNATLYYVLSSSTAPLLERRLSGEERGRLESSLNYADHCFSGHATMHAENLWPERVSSTAQILQLVTLWTLTLQKRGCKALVAAGAHGAMQGMALSFGGLQFTENHLQFQADPDVLHNSYALRGVHYNQDLINLAVLLDGEGKPFLQVSVKPQEKPVKLYACEAGCLNEPVELTSEVKGHTFPVMVTQPITPLLYISTDLRHLQDLRHTLHLKAILDHEEHMANRYPGLPFLFWFSVASLITLFHLFLFKLIYNEYCGPGAKPLFRSKISRC encoded by the exons ATGTGGCTCCAGCAACGACTCAAGGGGCTACCCAGCTTGCTATCAAGCAGCTGGGCGAGAAGACTTCTCATCGGATTGCTCATCTTCCTCATTTTCTACTGGTATCTTGGAGCAGAGCGCAAGTGGAGGCTCTTTAGTGGCTCAGATATGCCGGGCGGGGTGGCTGGGCAGTGTCTTCAGGCGGAAATCCACAGATGGAAGTCTCTTGTGGACCGTGGGGAGGGTCTATACAGCACATCTCAGGAACAACTAGACACGCCCTTTGTATCAGGTAACGGCCATATCCTCATTGACACTGACTCTAACAAACTCTGGGTGGCGTCGTCTTCACAGCCCGGTTCGGCTCCGGTCCATCAGACCGAATATTCTCCCATTGTGGGCGTTCATCTGGAGGGGAAGCAGACCGAAGCCCGGGCAGCCATGATGTGGTTCCGGAAAGGATCTGTGCTGTCAGTTCGATGCGCCTCATTTGCGGCCGTGCAGCCATCACGGGACTGTGTCACCATCAGAGAAGAGTTTCTTGCCCACAGGAGTCGACATAACGTCTACCTTCAGAGAATCCACATCAACAACCCTTCCGACAAGTCGGCCACCTTCGAGATCTCCTACAACACCGTCAAATCTGGCGGCAAGTTCTCCACTAGTGTGGACAAAGTGGAGGACAAAGAGATCGTGCTCTCGTCAGGCAGAGTCCTTCTAGAAAAGAACCGAATGATGCTTGTGATGGTTGTCACCAAAAAGCTCAGCAGCAGGATCCAGGTTTTTCAGAAATCTGAGTACACTGAAATGATCCTGTCGGTCGTGAGGACTTCAGCGCCTATCGAGCCTTCCAAGCTGGAGGAGACTTTCACCAGCCTCCGGGATGATGCCAAAAAAGAGATGGGAGAGCTGCTGAGGTCTTCTGAGGACGATCTGGTCAGAGATCACCAGCAGGCCTGGATGGATCTCTTCATTTCAG GCGTGGAGATGAGAAAGATCACAGACTCGCACACGCCGTCGAGCCGCACGGTGAACGCCACCCTCTACTACGTCCTGTCGTCCTCCACGGCTCCCTTGTTGGAGCGCCGGCTGAGCGGCGAGGAGCGCGGCCGCCTGGAATCCAGCCTCAACTACGCCGACCACTGCTTCAGCGGCCACGCCACCATGCACGCCGAGAACCTGTGGCCCGAGAGGGTGAGCAGCACGGCTCAGATCCTGCAGCTGGTCACGCTTTGGACCCTGACCCTCCAGAAGAGGGGCTGCAAGGCGCTGGTGGCGGCCGGCGCCCACGGAGCCATGCAGGGCATGGCGCTCAGCTTCGGCGGCCTCCAGTTCACCGAGAACCACCTGCAGTTCCAGGCCGACCCGGACGTGCTGCACAACAGCTACGCCCTGCGGGGGGTCCACTACAACCAGGACCTGATCAACCTGGCGGTGCTGCTGGACGGCGAGGGCAAGCCTTTCCTCCAGGTGTCGGTCAAGCCGCAGGAGAAGCCCGTCAAGCTGTACGCGTGCGAGGCCGGCTGCCTCAACGAGCCGGTGGAGCTGACCTCGGAGGTCAAAGGTCACACCTTCCCCGTCATGGTCACCCAGCCCATCACCCCGCTGCTTTACATCTCCACCGACCTGCGCCACCTGCAGGACCTGCGCCACACGCTGCACCTCAAGGCCATCCTGGACCACGAGGAGCACATGGCCAACCGGTACCCGGGCCTGCCCTTCCTCTTCTGGTTCAGCGTGGCCTCGCTCATCACGCTCTTCCACCTTTTCCTCTTCAAGCTCATCTACAATGAGTACTGTGGCCCCGGGGCCAAGCCTCTCTTCA